The following proteins come from a genomic window of Candidatus Dependentiae bacterium:
- the acs gene encoding acetate--CoA ligase, with protein sequence MKNSMRNLLKEDRLFSANNDFKANAHVKDRSLFLLAEQDYLEYWQQEAENLHWFNKWDQAVKWSPPYTQWFVNGKTNVSYNCLDRHMPQLKDKVAFFWRGESESDELSYTYGDMYERVQECANGLKKLGIKKGDRVAIYMPMIVEAVIAMQACARIGAISTVVFAGFSSQALADRINDAQCSLVITANGASRKGKEILLKNQVDDALQECATVEHVMVFTHTQAECSIQSDRDVWYHELVSDVEKVCPAELMDAEDPLFILYTSGTTGKPKGIVHTTGGYMVGAYTTTKYVFDVQDEDVFWCTADVGWITGHTYVAYGPMLNGLSQVMYEGAPHYPHKGIFWQIIQEYKVSIFYTAPTAIRMFSKWGADILKRYDLSSLRLLGSVGEPLNPEAWMWYYEHVGNSNCSIVDTWWQTETGSIMITNLPGIDDQKPGYAGKPLPGISVILLDEFGNEISDGSGLLAITKPWPSMMRGLWADNDRYISSYFKAPTFDTYYCGDAAAKDEHGNYMIIGRVDDVINVSGHRIGTMEIESAMVDHEAVAEVAVVPKPHEIKGEAIIAFVILKEHIIPDEQLKNALQQHVVKKIGAIARPDQIVFTHDVPKTRSGKIMRRLLREMVHDIPLGDMTTLANQEVVCALKDHYILQG encoded by the coding sequence ATGAAAAACAGTATGCGTAATCTGCTCAAAGAGGATCGACTTTTTTCTGCTAACAATGATTTTAAGGCTAATGCTCATGTGAAAGATCGATCGTTATTTCTTCTTGCCGAACAAGATTACCTAGAATATTGGCAACAGGAGGCTGAAAATCTTCATTGGTTTAATAAATGGGATCAAGCAGTTAAATGGAGTCCTCCTTATACACAATGGTTTGTTAATGGTAAAACAAATGTTTCATATAATTGCCTTGATAGACATATGCCACAGCTCAAAGATAAAGTTGCTTTTTTTTGGCGAGGTGAATCAGAAAGCGATGAGTTATCATATACCTATGGAGATATGTATGAACGAGTACAAGAATGTGCAAATGGACTCAAAAAATTGGGTATAAAAAAGGGTGATCGTGTTGCCATTTACATGCCGATGATTGTTGAAGCGGTTATTGCGATGCAAGCATGTGCGCGTATTGGTGCGATTAGTACTGTGGTTTTTGCCGGATTTTCATCTCAAGCTTTAGCCGATCGTATTAATGATGCACAATGTTCATTAGTTATTACGGCAAATGGTGCATCGCGCAAAGGAAAAGAAATATTACTAAAAAATCAGGTTGATGATGCATTGCAAGAATGTGCAACCGTTGAACATGTAATGGTTTTTACTCACACACAAGCTGAATGTTCAATACAATCTGATCGAGATGTCTGGTATCATGAATTGGTTTCTGATGTTGAAAAAGTTTGTCCTGCTGAATTGATGGATGCGGAAGATCCACTGTTTATTTTATATACATCCGGCACGACAGGAAAACCAAAAGGTATCGTGCATACAACCGGTGGTTATATGGTCGGTGCCTATACGACAACAAAATATGTTTTTGATGTACAAGATGAGGATGTCTTTTGGTGTACCGCAGATGTCGGCTGGATTACCGGACATACCTATGTTGCTTATGGTCCAATGCTTAATGGTTTGTCTCAAGTTATGTATGAAGGTGCGCCACATTATCCGCACAAAGGAATTTTTTGGCAGATCATTCAAGAATATAAGGTTTCAATTTTTTATACAGCTCCGACAGCAATTCGTATGTTTAGCAAATGGGGAGCTGATATATTAAAGCGGTATGATTTGAGTTCATTGCGTTTATTGGGTTCTGTTGGTGAGCCACTCAATCCTGAAGCTTGGATGTGGTATTATGAACATGTTGGTAACAGTAATTGTTCAATTGTTGATACATGGTGGCAAACGGAAACCGGTTCGATTATGATCACCAATTTGCCTGGTATTGATGATCAAAAACCTGGCTATGCGGGAAAACCTTTGCCTGGGATTTCTGTAATTTTATTAGATGAATTTGGCAATGAAATATCAGATGGTTCAGGATTGCTTGCTATAACAAAACCGTGGCCATCTATGATGCGAGGTTTGTGGGCAGATAATGATCGCTATATAAGTAGTTACTTTAAAGCGCCAACATTCGATACCTATTATTGTGGTGATGCAGCAGCAAAAGATGAGCATGGTAATTATATGATCATTGGTCGAGTTGATGATGTTATAAATGTAAGTGGTCATCGTATTGGCACTATGGAAATTGAATCTGCAATGGTTGATCATGAAGCTGTAGCTGAAGTTGCAGTTGTGCCAAAGCCGCATGAAATTAAAGGTGAAGCAATTATTGCATTTGTGATATTAAAAGAACACATTATTCCTGATGAACAGTTAAAAAATGCATTACAACAACATGTAGTTAAAAAAATTGGTGCCATTGCTCGCCCTGATCAAATTGTGTTTACTCATGATGTGCCCAAAACACGTTCGGGTAAGATTATGCGGCGGTTATTACGTGAAATGGTGCATGACATACCATTGGGTGATATGACTACATTGGCAAATCAAGAAGTAGTTTGCGCTCTTAAAGATCATTATATATTACAGGGATAG
- a CDS encoding cysteine synthase family protein, with amino-acid sequence MFKKIFHAIGNTPLVQIEVPRGRLFAKLEYLNPGGSVKDRSALFMIEQAEKQGKIKPGGTIIDASSGNQGIATAMIGAAKGYHVIICVSEKISTEKLETLKAFGAQVEICPNTDCLEDPNSYHSKAAQLHKQTPNSFMPNQYFNIANAQAHYTLLGPEIWRQTEGSVTHYFAASGTGGTVSGAGRFLKEQNQNIKVLAMDSINSYRATNGKPKPYNVDGMGMDFISPVFDETIVDEIILIKDEEALPLLKQLAHEYGILVGPSSAAVAWAGLDYARKYFTDNDLGIMIFGDSGRAYLSKHVYAKDEKNNDLYTIKKQQATTEYQ; translated from the coding sequence ATGTTCAAAAAAATTTTTCATGCCATAGGAAACACACCGCTTGTTCAAATTGAAGTACCACGCGGTAGACTATTTGCAAAATTAGAATATCTCAATCCCGGTGGAAGCGTAAAAGATCGCTCAGCACTCTTCATGATCGAACAGGCCGAAAAACAGGGCAAAATTAAACCTGGTGGCACGATAATCGATGCATCGTCCGGTAATCAAGGAATTGCAACAGCGATGATTGGCGCCGCAAAAGGATACCATGTTATCATTTGTGTTTCAGAAAAAATTAGCACAGAAAAACTGGAAACACTCAAAGCTTTTGGCGCACAGGTTGAAATCTGTCCCAATACCGATTGCCTTGAAGATCCAAACAGCTATCACAGTAAAGCTGCACAACTGCACAAACAAACTCCTAACTCATTCATGCCTAATCAATATTTTAATATCGCAAATGCGCAAGCACATTATACTTTACTTGGTCCTGAAATTTGGCGACAAACTGAAGGCAGTGTAACTCATTATTTTGCAGCATCGGGCACCGGCGGAACGGTATCAGGTGCAGGACGTTTCTTGAAAGAACAAAACCAAAATATTAAAGTATTGGCAATGGATTCAATCAATTCCTATCGCGCAACAAACGGCAAACCTAAACCATATAATGTTGATGGCATGGGCATGGATTTTATCTCACCTGTCTTTGATGAAACTATTGTAGATGAAATTATATTAATAAAAGATGAAGAGGCTTTGCCTTTATTGAAACAACTTGCTCATGAATATGGCATACTTGTTGGCCCAAGTAGCGCAGCAGTTGCATGGGCAGGATTAGATTATGCGCGTAAATATTTTACTGATAACGATCTTGGCATTATGATATTCGGCGATTCAGGTAGAGCTTACCTGTCAAAACATGTATACGCTAAAGATGAAAAAAATAACGATCTCTATACAATAAAAAAACAACAAGCCACTACTGAATATCAGTAG
- a CDS encoding glycosyltransferase translates to MKHKTLHVVYIITKLELGGAQKVCLALLNGVRTHDIHSMLISGKEGTLTHIVKQDSDIFLLDELTREIKATGILKELYCFFVLIKKLHTLKKKYPNLIVHTHSTKAGLLGRWAAFFAGIKKRVHTIHGFAFHNHQPAFVRFTIKIVEWLTSFITTHFVCVSSQDVKTGMQSLHNFAKKHSIIRAAIDWQQFYVPARLCTDFPDEKHRFIFGTIACFKKQKNIFDLLKAFEQVHKKNKHTRLEIIGDGILRNEIEQWIAQHTLTNVITLHGWQEKVAPFMLNWHAFVLSSLWEGLPCAIVEARLLKLPVLSYNTGGIADIIIDGQNGLLYKQQNWEKLADGMLKLTKTKDTYQKLSACKDDLSDFKNEQMIAQHVDLYHRMFHN, encoded by the coding sequence ATGAAGCACAAAACATTACATGTTGTTTATATCATAACCAAATTGGAACTCGGTGGTGCACAAAAGGTATGCTTAGCATTACTTAATGGTGTTCGCACACATGACATACATAGTATGTTAATTTCAGGAAAAGAGGGCACTCTCACACATATTGTTAAACAAGATTCTGATATTTTTTTACTTGATGAACTCACACGTGAAATAAAAGCAACCGGCATACTCAAAGAACTCTATTGCTTCTTTGTATTAATAAAAAAATTGCATACTCTCAAAAAAAAATATCCTAACTTAATTGTACATACCCATAGTACAAAAGCCGGCTTACTTGGCAGATGGGCTGCATTTTTTGCGGGTATAAAAAAAAGAGTACACACTATTCATGGATTTGCATTTCATAATCATCAGCCAGCTTTTGTTCGCTTTACAATAAAAATCGTCGAATGGTTAACCAGTTTCATCACAACACATTTTGTGTGCGTTTCATCACAAGATGTAAAAACCGGCATGCAAAGTTTACACAATTTTGCAAAAAAACATTCTATTATTCGTGCCGCAATCGATTGGCAACAATTTTATGTGCCGGCTCGCCTCTGCACCGACTTTCCAGACGAAAAACACCGATTCATTTTTGGCACCATTGCATGTTTTAAAAAACAAAAAAATATATTTGACCTACTCAAAGCATTCGAACAAGTACACAAAAAAAATAAACATACCCGACTGGAAATTATAGGCGATGGCATATTACGCAATGAAATTGAACAATGGATTGCACAGCACACATTAACTAATGTTATTACACTGCATGGCTGGCAAGAGAAAGTAGCACCCTTTATGCTCAATTGGCATGCATTTGTACTCAGCTCATTGTGGGAGGGTTTACCATGCGCAATTGTCGAAGCACGTTTACTAAAGTTACCGGTACTGAGTTATAACACCGGCGGCATTGCAGATATTATTATAGATGGTCAAAATGGTTTGTTATACAAACAACAAAATTGGGAAAAACTTGCTGATGGGATGCTCAAATTAACCAAAACAAAAGACACCTATCAAAAATTAAGTGCATGCAAAGATGATCTTTCTGATTTTAAAAATGAACAAATGATTGCACAACATGTTGATTTATATCACCGCATGTTCCATAATTGA
- a CDS encoding FoF1 ATP synthase subunit a, whose product MEGFDLFDTHYWQPLAQFGYTNAFFNISRTTVINTWIVLAIIFVTGICIRSIIKRDPDDILRYVVMSFIVTFKDMVDQTLGFFSLKHFAFVASLFIYIVLCNCISIIPGTEEPTRDLNTTLALGIISFLYVQIYAIKAHGLLTYIKEFFAPFFLMLPLNVIGKLATIISMSFRLFGNIFGGSTIAAIYFRIIYGAPWLEALGSFTGINLLIILFFGIFEGVIQAFVFAMLTLTYLSTAITHEFPEEQEGIP is encoded by the coding sequence ATGGAAGGCTTTGATTTATTCGATACGCATTATTGGCAACCACTTGCACAATTTGGTTATACTAATGCTTTTTTTAACATCAGTCGCACGACAGTAATTAATACATGGATTGTGCTTGCCATAATTTTTGTTACCGGCATATGCATCCGTTCAATTATTAAACGCGATCCTGATGATATATTACGCTATGTTGTTATGTCATTTATTGTGACATTCAAAGATATGGTCGATCAAACACTCGGCTTTTTTTCATTAAAACATTTCGCATTTGTTGCATCCTTATTTATATACATTGTGTTGTGCAACTGCATCTCAATTATACCGGGAACTGAAGAGCCAACTCGAGACCTCAATACCACCTTAGCACTTGGCATTATCTCATTCTTATATGTACAAATATACGCAATAAAAGCTCATGGACTTTTAACTTATATTAAAGAATTTTTTGCACCCTTTTTCTTAATGCTTCCTCTTAATGTTATTGGTAAACTCGCAACTATTATATCCATGTCATTCCGTTTATTTGGTAATATTTTTGGTGGCTCCACCATTGCGGCAATCTACTTTCGCATAATTTATGGCGCTCCATGGTTAGAAGCTTTAGGTTCATTTACCGGCATAAATCTACTTATTATCCTCTTTTTTGGTATTTTTGAAGGAGTTATTCAAGCATTTGTATTTGCAATGCTTACGCTCACCTATTTATCAACCGCAATTACGCATGAATTCCCTGAAGAACAAGAAGGTATACCATGA
- a CDS encoding L-threonylcarbamoyladenylate synthase — protein sequence MESELKWYIPADCLLLKKAVEQGDLFIGSTDTVLGLMGAVSPDTIKEIDSLKQRKEKPYLVLVDSIEKVSKIAYVKPQIKKGLEELWPAPVTVILPKSKLAPSFVGSEQTVAVRIPNHLGLCSIIKDLPYGLLSTSANISGEPVPYSFSDVSDSIKEALRFYIEDGQKDMKASTIIDLTGDTLKVIREGTYPIEKIEAIFTDV from the coding sequence ATGGAATCAGAATTAAAGTGGTATATTCCTGCAGACTGTCTTTTACTTAAAAAGGCTGTTGAACAGGGGGATCTTTTTATTGGATCAACTGATACGGTATTGGGTTTAATGGGGGCAGTTTCGCCTGATACAATTAAAGAAATTGACAGTTTGAAACAAAGGAAAGAGAAGCCGTATCTTGTTCTAGTTGACTCAATTGAGAAAGTTTCAAAAATAGCATATGTAAAACCGCAGATAAAAAAGGGGCTTGAAGAGCTTTGGCCGGCTCCGGTTACCGTTATTTTACCTAAAAGCAAACTGGCGCCTTCATTTGTGGGCTCAGAACAGACGGTGGCAGTTCGAATTCCAAATCATTTAGGTTTATGTAGTATTATTAAAGATTTGCCTTATGGGCTACTTTCAACAAGTGCCAATATAAGTGGTGAGCCGGTGCCATATTCTTTCAGTGACGTATCGGATAGTATAAAAGAAGCGTTGAGATTTTATATTGAAGATGGACAAAAAGATATGAAGGCCTCTACCATAATTGATTTAACCGGTGATACATTAAAGGTCATTCGTGAGGGAACTTATCCTATAGAAAAAATCGAAGCAATTTTTACAGATGTTTAG